The following proteins come from a genomic window of Enterobacter chengduensis:
- the ilvC gene encoding ketol-acid reductoisomerase yields the protein MANYFNTLNLRQQLAQLGKCRFMARDEFADGASYLQGKKVVIVGCGAQGLNQGLNMRDSGLDISYALRKEAIAEKRASWRKATENGFKVGTYEELIPQADLVVNLTPDKQHSDVVRSVQPLMKDGAALGYSHGFNIVEVGEQIRKDITVVMVAPKCPGTEVREEYKRGFGVPTLIAVHPENDPKGEGMAIAKAWAAATGGHRAGVLESSFVAEVKSDLMGEQTILCGMLQAGSLLCFDKLVEEGTDPAYAEKLIQFGWETITEALKQGGITLMMDRLSNPAKLRAYALSEQLKTIMAPLFQKHMDDIISGEFSSGMMADWANDDKKLLTWREETGKTAFETAPQYEGKIGEQEYFDKGVLMIAMVKAGVELAFETMVDSGIIEESAYYESLHELPLIANTIARKRLYEMNVVISDTAEYGNYLFSYACVPLLKEFMTTLQTGDLGKAIAEGAVDNAQLRDVNEAIRSHQIEKVGHKLRGYMTDMKRIAVAG from the coding sequence ATGGCTAACTACTTTAATACACTGAACTTGCGCCAGCAGCTGGCGCAGCTGGGCAAATGCCGCTTCATGGCGCGCGATGAATTTGCCGATGGCGCGAGCTACCTTCAGGGTAAAAAAGTGGTCATCGTCGGCTGTGGCGCACAGGGTCTGAACCAGGGCCTGAACATGCGTGACTCCGGTCTGGATATCTCCTACGCCTTGCGTAAAGAAGCGATTGCTGAAAAGCGTGCTTCCTGGCGCAAAGCGACCGAAAACGGCTTCAAAGTGGGTACCTACGAAGAGCTGATCCCGCAGGCGGATCTGGTAGTTAACCTGACCCCGGACAAGCAGCACTCAGACGTTGTGCGTTCCGTACAGCCGCTGATGAAAGACGGCGCGGCGCTGGGTTACTCCCACGGCTTCAACATCGTTGAAGTGGGCGAGCAGATCCGTAAAGACATCACCGTGGTGATGGTAGCGCCGAAGTGCCCGGGTACCGAAGTTCGCGAAGAGTACAAGCGTGGCTTCGGCGTGCCGACCCTGATCGCGGTTCACCCGGAAAACGATCCGAAAGGCGAAGGCATGGCGATTGCCAAAGCATGGGCTGCGGCGACCGGCGGCCACCGCGCGGGCGTTCTGGAATCTTCCTTCGTCGCTGAAGTAAAATCTGACCTGATGGGCGAGCAAACCATTCTTTGCGGCATGCTGCAGGCGGGCTCCCTGCTGTGCTTCGACAAGCTGGTGGAAGAGGGCACCGACCCGGCCTACGCGGAAAAACTGATTCAGTTCGGCTGGGAAACCATCACCGAAGCGCTGAAGCAGGGCGGTATTACGCTGATGATGGACCGTCTGTCTAACCCGGCAAAACTGCGTGCTTACGCGCTGTCTGAACAGCTGAAAACCATCATGGCACCGCTGTTCCAGAAACACATGGACGACATCATCTCCGGCGAGTTCTCTTCCGGGATGATGGCGGACTGGGCGAACGACGATAAGAAACTGCTGACCTGGCGTGAAGAGACCGGTAAAACCGCGTTCGAAACCGCGCCACAGTATGAAGGTAAAATCGGCGAGCAGGAGTACTTCGATAAAGGCGTCCTGATGATCGCCATGGTGAAAGCAGGCGTTGAGCTGGCGTTCGAAACCATGGTGGATTCCGGCATCATCGAAGAGTCTGCGTACTACGAATCACTGCACGAGCTGCCGCTGATCGCGAACACCATCGCCCGTAAGCGTCTGTACGAAATGAACGTGGTTATCTCGGATACCGCAGAATACGGTAACTACCTGTTCTCTTACGCCTGCGTGCCGCTGCTGAAAGAATTTATGACCACCCTGCAGACGGGCGATCTGGGCAAAGCGATTGCGGAAGGCGCGGTGGATAACGCGCAGCTGCGCGATGTGAACGAAGCGATTCGTAGCCACCAGATCGAGAAAGTGGGTCACAAACTGCGTGGCTACATGACCGATATGAAGCGTATCGCAGTAGCAGGTTAA
- the ilvY gene encoding HTH-type transcriptional activator IlvY, translating into MDLRDLKMFLHLAESRHFGRSARAMHVSPSTLSRQIQRLEEDLGQPLFVRDNRTVTLTEAGEELRIFAQQTLLQYQQLRHSIDQQGPSLSGELHIFCSVTAAYSHLPPILDRFRAAHPSVEIKLTTGDAADAMEKVVTGEADLAIAGKPETLPGAVAFSMLENLAVVLIAPALPCPVRNQVSVDKPDWSTVPFIMADQGPVRRRIELWFRRQKISNPSIYATVSGHEAMVSMVALGCGVALLPEVVLENSPEPVRNRVMILDRSDEKTPFELGVCAQKKRLHEPLIDAFWTILPNH; encoded by the coding sequence GTGGATTTACGCGATCTGAAAATGTTTCTTCACCTGGCGGAAAGCCGTCATTTTGGCCGCAGCGCCCGGGCGATGCACGTTAGCCCCTCCACGCTTTCACGCCAGATCCAGCGCCTTGAGGAAGACCTCGGCCAGCCGCTATTCGTGCGCGACAACCGCACCGTCACCCTTACGGAGGCGGGCGAAGAACTGCGCATTTTTGCCCAGCAGACGCTGTTGCAGTACCAGCAGCTGCGTCACTCGATTGACCAGCAGGGGCCGTCGCTGTCCGGCGAGCTGCATATTTTCTGCTCCGTGACCGCCGCCTATAGCCATCTGCCGCCCATCCTCGACCGCTTCCGCGCCGCGCATCCGTCGGTTGAAATTAAGCTCACCACCGGCGACGCCGCCGACGCGATGGAAAAAGTGGTGACGGGCGAAGCGGATCTCGCCATTGCCGGGAAACCCGAAACGCTGCCGGGCGCGGTAGCGTTCTCAATGCTGGAGAATCTGGCGGTGGTGCTGATCGCCCCGGCGCTGCCCTGCCCGGTGCGTAACCAGGTGTCGGTGGATAAACCGGACTGGTCCACGGTGCCGTTTATCATGGCCGACCAGGGGCCGGTGCGTCGTCGTATTGAGCTATGGTTCCGCCGTCAGAAAATCAGCAACCCGTCGATTTACGCCACGGTCAGCGGCCATGAGGCGATGGTATCGATGGTGGCGCTCGGCTGCGGCGTGGCGCTGCTGCCGGAGGTGGTGCTGGAAAACAGCCCGGAGCCGGTACGCAATCGCGTAATGATTCTGGATCGCAGCGATGAGAAAACGCCGTTCGAACTTGGCGTGTGCGCACAAAAAAAGCGGCTGCATGAGCCGCTTATTGATGCGTTCTGGACGATATTGCCGAACCATTGA
- the ilvA gene encoding threonine ammonia-lyase, biosynthetic, with the protein MAESQPLSAAPEGAEYLRAVLRAPVYEAAQVTPLQKMEKLSSRLDNVILVKREDRQPVHSFKLRGAYAMMAGLTEEQKARGVITASAGNHAQGVAFSSARLGLKALIVMPMATADIKVDAVRGFGGEVLLHGANFDEAKAKAIELAQQQGFTWVPPFDHPMVIAGQGTLALELLQQDAHLDRVFVPVGGGGLAAGVAVLIKQLMPQIKVIAVEAEDSACLKAALDAGHPVDLPRVGLFAEGVAVKRIGDETFRLCQEYLDDIVTVDSDAICAAMKDLFEDVRAVAEPSGALALAGMKKYIAQHNIRGERLAHVLSGANVNFHGLRYVSERCELGEQREALLAVTIPEEKGSFLKFCQLLGGRSVTEFNYRFADAKDACIFVGVRLSRGLEERKEILNLLHEGGYSVVDLSDDEMAKLHVRYMVGGRPSKPLKERLFSFEFPESPGALLKFLHTLGTHWNISLFHYRSHGTDYGRVLAAFELGEHEPDFETRLNELGYECHDETHNPAFRFFLAG; encoded by the coding sequence ATGGCCGAGTCACAACCCTTATCCGCCGCCCCCGAGGGGGCGGAATATCTGAGAGCGGTGCTGCGCGCGCCGGTCTATGAAGCGGCGCAGGTCACGCCGCTGCAGAAAATGGAAAAGCTCTCGTCGCGCCTCGATAACGTCATTCTGGTGAAGCGCGAAGACCGCCAGCCGGTGCACAGCTTTAAGCTGCGCGGCGCCTACGCGATGATGGCCGGGCTGACCGAGGAACAAAAAGCGCGCGGCGTCATTACCGCGTCGGCGGGTAACCACGCCCAGGGCGTGGCGTTCTCGTCTGCCCGTCTGGGGCTGAAAGCGCTGATCGTGATGCCGATGGCGACCGCCGACATTAAAGTCGATGCGGTGCGCGGTTTCGGCGGCGAAGTGCTGCTCCACGGCGCTAACTTTGACGAAGCCAAAGCCAAAGCGATCGAGCTGGCGCAGCAGCAGGGCTTCACCTGGGTGCCACCGTTCGATCACCCGATGGTGATTGCCGGTCAGGGCACGCTGGCGCTGGAACTGCTGCAGCAGGATGCCCATCTCGACCGCGTCTTCGTCCCGGTGGGCGGCGGCGGGCTGGCGGCGGGCGTGGCGGTGCTGATCAAACAGCTGATGCCGCAGATCAAAGTCATCGCCGTGGAAGCGGAAGACTCTGCCTGCCTGAAAGCGGCGCTGGATGCCGGACATCCGGTGGATCTGCCGCGCGTTGGGCTGTTTGCCGAAGGCGTAGCGGTAAAACGCATCGGGGATGAAACCTTCCGTCTCTGCCAGGAATATCTCGACGATATCGTCACGGTGGATAGCGACGCGATCTGCGCGGCGATGAAAGATCTGTTCGAAGACGTGCGTGCGGTGGCGGAACCCTCCGGCGCGCTGGCCCTGGCGGGAATGAAAAAATACATCGCCCAGCACAACATTCGCGGCGAGCGTCTGGCGCACGTGCTTTCCGGTGCCAACGTGAACTTCCACGGCCTGCGCTACGTGTCCGAGCGCTGCGAGCTGGGGGAACAGCGTGAAGCGTTGCTGGCGGTGACCATTCCGGAGGAGAAGGGCAGCTTCCTGAAGTTTTGCCAGCTGCTGGGCGGTCGTTCGGTGACGGAGTTTAACTACCGCTTTGCCGATGCCAAAGACGCCTGCATTTTTGTCGGCGTGCGTCTGAGCCGCGGGCTGGAAGAGCGTAAGGAGATCCTGAACCTCCTGCACGAAGGTGGCTACAGCGTGGTCGATCTCTCGGACGATGAGATGGCGAAGCTGCACGTGCGCTACATGGTCGGCGGGCGTCCCTCTAAGCCGCTTAAGGAACGTCTGTTCAGCTTTGAGTTCCCGGAGTCACCGGGCGCGCTGCTCAAGTTCCTGCACACGCTGGGCACGCACTGGAACATCTCCCTGTTCCACTACCGCAGCCATGGTACCGACTACGGCCGCGTGCTGGCGGCGTTCGAACTGGGCGAGCACGAGCCGGATTTCGAAACGCGGCTGAACGAGCTTGGCTATGAGTGTCACGACGAAACCCACAACCCGGCGTTTCGTTTTTTCCTTGCAGGTTAA
- the ilvD gene encoding dihydroxy-acid dehydratase, with the protein MPKYRSATTTHGRNMAGARALWRATGMTDADFGKPIIAVVNSFTQFVPGHVHLRDLGKLVAEQIEASGGVAKEFNTIAVDDGIAMGHGGMLYSLPSRELIADSVEYMVNAHCADAMVCISNCDKITPGMLMASLRLNIPVIFVSGGPMEAGKTKLSDKIIKLDLVDAMIQGADPKVSDEQSDQVERSACPTCGSCSGMFTANSMNCLTEALGLSQPGNGSLLATHADRKQLFLNAGKRIVELTKRYYEQDDASALPRNIASKAAFENAMTLDIAMGGSTNTVLHLLAAAQEAEIDFTMSDIDKLSRKVPQLCKVAPSTQKYHMEDVHRAGGVIGILGELDRAGLLNRDVKNVLGLTLPESLDQYDVMLTKDDAVKKMFRAGPAGIRTTQAFSQDCRWDTLDDDRAEGCIRSLEHAYSKDGGLAVLYGNFAENGCIVKTAGVDDSILKFTGPAKVYESQDDAVEAILGGKVVEGDVVVIRYEGPKGGPGMQEMLYPTTFLKSMGLGKACALITDGRFSGGTSGLSIGHVSPEAASGGNIAIIEDGDLIEIDIPNRGIQLKLSDQEIAARREAQEARGDKAWTPKDRRREVSFALRAYASLATSADKGAVRDKSKLGG; encoded by the coding sequence ATGCCTAAGTATCGTTCAGCCACCACCACTCACGGCCGTAACATGGCGGGTGCCCGCGCACTGTGGCGCGCCACCGGGATGACCGACGCCGATTTCGGCAAACCGATTATCGCCGTGGTGAACTCCTTCACCCAGTTCGTACCGGGCCACGTACACCTGCGCGATCTCGGCAAGCTGGTTGCCGAGCAAATCGAAGCCTCCGGCGGCGTGGCGAAAGAGTTCAACACCATTGCGGTGGATGATGGTATCGCAATGGGCCACGGGGGCATGCTCTATTCACTGCCGTCGCGCGAGCTGATCGCCGACTCGGTGGAGTACATGGTCAACGCCCACTGCGCCGATGCGATGGTCTGTATCTCCAACTGCGATAAAATCACCCCGGGGATGCTGATGGCCTCCCTGCGCCTGAATATTCCGGTGATCTTCGTCTCCGGTGGTCCGATGGAAGCGGGGAAAACCAAGCTCTCCGACAAAATCATCAAGCTCGACCTGGTCGATGCGATGATCCAGGGCGCGGATCCGAAAGTCTCTGACGAGCAGAGTGACCAGGTTGAACGCTCCGCGTGTCCGACCTGCGGCTCCTGTTCCGGGATGTTCACGGCGAACTCCATGAACTGCCTGACCGAAGCGCTGGGCCTGTCGCAGCCGGGCAACGGTTCCCTGCTGGCGACCCACGCCGACCGCAAGCAGCTGTTCCTCAACGCCGGCAAGCGCATCGTTGAGCTGACCAAGCGCTACTACGAGCAGGACGACGCCAGCGCGCTACCGCGCAACATCGCCAGTAAGGCCGCGTTCGAAAACGCCATGACCCTGGATATCGCCATGGGCGGTTCGACCAACACTGTTCTGCACCTGCTGGCCGCCGCGCAGGAAGCCGAAATCGATTTCACCATGAGCGACATCGACAAGCTGTCCCGCAAGGTGCCGCAGCTGTGTAAAGTCGCGCCAAGTACCCAGAAGTACCACATGGAAGACGTGCACCGTGCCGGTGGCGTCATCGGTATTCTCGGCGAGCTGGATCGCGCCGGGCTGCTGAACCGTGACGTGAAAAACGTGCTCGGTCTGACGCTGCCGGAGTCGCTGGACCAGTACGACGTCATGCTGACCAAAGACGACGCGGTGAAAAAGATGTTCCGCGCCGGCCCGGCAGGTATTCGTACCACCCAGGCGTTCTCGCAGGACTGCCGCTGGGACACGCTGGACGATGACCGCGCCGAAGGCTGCATCCGCTCGCTGGAACATGCCTACAGCAAAGACGGCGGTCTGGCCGTGCTGTACGGTAACTTCGCGGAAAACGGCTGCATCGTGAAAACCGCAGGCGTGGACGACAGCATCCTGAAATTCACCGGCCCGGCGAAAGTGTACGAAAGCCAGGACGACGCGGTAGAGGCGATTCTCGGTGGCAAAGTGGTGGAAGGCGACGTGGTTGTCATTCGCTATGAAGGTCCAAAAGGCGGCCCGGGCATGCAGGAGATGCTCTACCCAACCACCTTCCTGAAGTCTATGGGGCTCGGCAAAGCCTGTGCGCTTATCACCGACGGCCGTTTCTCCGGCGGTACGTCAGGTCTCTCTATCGGTCACGTTTCGCCGGAAGCGGCAAGCGGCGGCAACATCGCCATCATTGAAGACGGTGATCTGATTGAGATCGATATCCCGAACCGCGGCATTCAGCTCAAGCTGAGCGACCAGGAAATTGCGGCCCGTCGTGAAGCGCAGGAAGCCCGCGGCGACAAAGCCTGGACGCCGAAAGACCGCCGGCGTGAAGTCTCCTTCGCCCTGCGCGCCTACGCGAGCCTTGCCACCAGTGCAGATAAAGGCGCGGTGCGCGATAAATCGAAACTTGGGGGCTAA